The DNA region TAATACAGAATTTCTTGCGGCTTCATCTAGCATAGATGTGGCTTCGTCCAGTATGAGATATTTTGGGGATAACGCTAAAGCGGCAGCAATTGCTAGTTTTTGTTTTTCTCCGCCTGATAAAGCATATACAGAATTCTTCTTCTTATTTTGCAGTCCTACCTTTTCAAGAGACCACTCGATTTGTTTATCCATATTTTTCTGTTCATAAGCAATATTTGATAGTCCAAATGCAATATCTTCTTCTACCGTTGTGCCAACAATTTGATTTTCTGGATTTTGGAATATCATTTGAGCTTTTTTTCGAATAGACCACTGATGTTCAACTACGCTTGTATCTAAATCATCTACCAAGATTTTTCCCTTGCTTGGGATATGCAGCGCATTCAAGAGACGGGACAGAGTTGATTTTCCAGACCCATTCCTTCCTAAAAAAACGACAAACTCCCCTTCATCAATTGATAGGGATATATTTTCCAGGATGGAGGGCCCGTTATTTTCATACTGAAATGAAACATTGCAGATATTGATCATTCTTTACCCCTTAATTATAAAAATTTATACATAATATAATTTAATGCTATATAATAATCCTTAATGAATATAATAACATATTTGGATAATGGAGGGTTTATGAATAAGCAAACATTTAAGTTAGGTTTGGCCGGTCTTGCAATTGCCGTAAATGTGCTTGCTGGTTCGATCGTGTCAAGTTTAAAGATCCCATTGCTGTTCCTTGACGCCATTGGCACTATTTTCATCGCTGTTCTTCTTGGTCCTTTTTGGGCCCTAGGTGTTGGAATTGTTACTAATCTAGTTATGGGGGTTACTTCCGGCCCCACGGCGATCCCGTTCGGCCTGGTAAACGGCGGAATTGGGCTTGTTGTCGGTTTAATTGCTAGGAAGTATGGTTTTGGTTGGGGGTCTGCTATTATATCGGGCATTATTATCTCTATCGTTGCTCCTTTAATTGGAACACCAATCTCAATCGCTATGTTTGGCGGGTTAACGGGAGGCGGTATCGACATTTTTGTACTGTGGCTAAGCCAAATGGGTCAATCCATTTTTGCCGCCGCTTTTATTCCCAGAATCACCTCAAACTTTGTCGATAAGATTTTATCTTGTATTCTCGTATTACTTTTAATTAAACAATTACCTGCAACACTTTTGTTAAAGATGGGGTATTCAACGAAGGAAAGGAATGATCAGTCCTATGGAGCGTAGCAAAAAAATTATAATCGCTTCACATTGCATCCTAAATCAAAACACGGTTATCCCAGAGGAAGCCCGAAGTAAAGGGCTGATGAAAAGCGCTGTGGAGTGGTGTGATCAAGAAAGTTACGGTATTGTTCAGCTGCCGTGTCCTGAATTTACGTATTTAGGATTAAACAGGCCTTCAATGACAAGAGAAGAATACGATATCCAAAAATACCGTGAACATTGTCAAACGATATTGGCGCCCATCATGGACCAATTAAGGATGTATGTAGAAAGTGGCTATGATCTTGTTGGCGGATTTGGGATTCAAAGCAGTCCATCATGTGACCCCGGTCGTGGTATTTTTATGGAGGAATTTCTTTTGTTAACGAAAAGGGAAGGGATAAGTATTCGCTACTTCTGGCAGATCCCGGCAACAGATAATGGGTACTTTGATGAGAAGGACCCTGCCAGTCATTATGGAGCCATATCATAGAGACGGGAATTGTAAACCGAAGTAATTGCAAAAGTAGCTGATGATGTGGAATCGAAGTAAAACGATCCACCGAAGTCATGTAAACGATGTATCTATGCCCTACAACTCCATCTTGGAAATGTAGGGCTATTTGAGCTTGAAACGACTATTGAAAAACGGCGGTTCTATGGGAATGCAGTAGAAATTCCATAAGAAGTTCCTACAAGGGTCTCTCTATATCTCATGATTAGTACCCAAGTTGGATCTATCTTAATATTCAGTAAACTATTATACTTAGATGCAAAGAATTAAATTCAAAACGAATCAGACAATCATAGAGAATATGTGAAAACTACCTGGTTAAAGCAAATTATGTAAGGGAGAGTGAGCGGAGTGGCAGGGGAAATTATGGAGTTTAATGCCATTTTTGATAATCCGACAGACCCTGTATTTAGATATTCACTAACAAGAAAGTGGAATGAGGATCTAAAGAAGGCGACGATTATCATGCTGAATCCGAGTGTCGCAAATGTATTAAAGAATGATTTATCTATTAATCGCTGTCTGAATTTTTGCATAGATAATGATTATGGTTCGTTAGAAGTCGTTAATTTATTTGCTTATATTGAAACAGACTCGAAAAAATTATCAGCGCAGTCAGAGAATGTTGGCGTAGAGAATAACAAATATCTCCAATCAGCGATTGAAACCGCAGATACGATCATTGTTGCCTGGGGTAGCGATAATCAATATAAAACAAGAAAGAGAGAGGTTTGGAATAGGTTTTTAAGAGAGAAGGATGTCTACTATTTTGAGGATGATTCCAATCGAACAATACCTTTGCACATTTCTAGATTGGCGAATGGTTTTTACTTGGAACGATATAAACCGACATTTTAATAAAGTGGTGGATTAGTTTTGAAACAAGGAAGTTTTAAAAAGTTTTTGATGGATGAATATAAAATTGGAGAAAGTTCAGCGAATGATTATGTAGGCCGTTTAAACGGAATCTTAAATCGCGGGATTTATAATGAAGAAAAAGAATGGAATCCAAGTCTTAAACAAACGATTGAAAAAGAATATGAAAACTCGAAGGGGCATTATGTCCTAACTATCGAGAGATATATTGAATATATGGGGCGGGAAGGTAAGTAACGTAAAACGAGGCGATTGATAAAGATGAGTATTAGTAAAGTAGACAAGCTCTTAAAAGCCATAGGCAAAGCATGCTTTATTCGGTATTATTACGAATTTAAAAAACTAGCCGAGGGAAACGGATCGAATATGGACGTTGTTAATAGAATGAAGGAAGATTACACTTTTAAATCTAAGCAAACCCGAACGTCAAAGGGGAAAAAAATTTGAGGAGGGTTTAAATATTGATGCGGTAAAAGCAGCGATTGCATCAAATAATAAACAAATAGACGAAGTTAGAGACAGGGCAAAAGAGATCTTGAAGCTAGAAGCAGGAGCCTGATTATCCACGATAACCCCTTTCGCGCCTCACCTTGTGAGGTCCAGTCGCCAATCGTTTAACTTTATTCTAAGGGTTATCATGGCAAGGACGAAGCTTAGTAAAACATGATGCAGCTTATTGACACCGATACGTTGGAACCACAAAAAGATAGTTTTATTAACGAGGAACTACGGGAGAACTTTTAGGATTTACTTTTTAAAGTGGATATACGTGATGAAGAGGGCTTTATCTATTTCCTTTTTGAGCATAAAAGCTACACGAGTAGAGAAACCGCTTTTCAACTTCTGAAGTACATGATCGAGATTTGGGAAGCGAAAAGCAAAAAAGAAGATATGAGTGAATTGCCAATGATTATTCCGTTGGTTATCTACCATGGAAAAGGAGATTGGAACGTAAAAAACGAATTTAGGCGATATGATACAAGGGTATAATGAGCTACCAAAGGACGTTCAAGGCTATATACCGAATTACGAATACCTATTGTACGACATCTCAAGCTACACAGATGAAAAGATAAAAGGCGAGGCCCAACTTCGGATTTTATTCACAATGTTTAGGGATATACACAACGAAGACAATAAAGACTTTAAAAACTCAATTTACCGAGCGGTAACCTATCTACAAGAATTAGAAAATAAGCAGACAGGGATCGGGTATTTTGAAACGTTGATGCGATATGTGTTCAGCGCAGGTAAAAACTTAACAAAGTTCGATGTAAGCGAAATCATCCATACGATTGAAAAAACCTATCCAGAAGGGAGCGACGCAGTCATGACTTTGGCGGATATGTTTAGGGAAGAAGGAAGAGAAGAAGGAAGAGAAGAAGGGGCTAAAGAGAGCATGGAAAGAGTAGCAAAAAAATTACTATCTAAGGGGCTCCCCACAAAGGATATTACCGAAGTCACTGGCTTGACAACAGAGGAAGTTGAGGATATCAGACAAAAAACACTTCAATAATGGCGCAGAAATCTGACTGTCATAGGGTGACGGCCTATTCAAGTGCCAAGCCTGAAAGTATTCCTTTCACAGATGATTCAATGAAAAGCCTAGATTTTGAGTCAGCAACTAATCGAGAGGCGAGTAATCAGTTAGAACATACTTTAATGCTAACGCGCACTTTCTAAAGTAATTTCAAAAATTAAAATGAAATATATTTGAGCGTCCGTTACGTAGCTGTTGGATAGTCTCCATTTTTTATGAGTGCGTCTAAACAGTGGGGATAGGCTTTGTTTGAGAAGGAAGCGGGGAGATTTGTAGCATCCTACAGAACAAAAAAGGAACGCATGTACGTGTGACATGAGTTCCTTTCCTCCGATTACGTAAACGCATGTACGAGTGACATGAGTTGTACGTATCTCTTTTATAGTATTCATTATCGGCGGGAGGTATGCTCTTGTCAAGAAAAGCGGTGTGTAATATGGATTATCAAAAGAAAACTGATTTAATTATTTGTTTCGATGAAAGCGGCAAACATGCCGGCAATCCCATTCAATTGATGGGCGTGCTAAGTATTCCGACTTCTATTCGGTATGTTGTTCAGGAATGAATAGACGTAGTAGGAGGGATTTGCTAGAATAGAGGGGCAATTACATAAAGCAAGGTGGCGGCTGAACTCCCTGCAAAAAGGGAGGTGAAGCTCATGACGACATTCGAAGCAATTAGTTTGATCGCTAATTTTAGTTTAGTGCTAATAGCGTTGCTAACATTAGTTGTAAGCATTGTCGTCCATTTGAATAAAAAGAAATAGCCACCTCTGCTCGCCAAAGTAAGGTGACTATTTCAGTTGCATATATAATTTGGTCAGCCGCACCTTTTTGCGGCATGTAGTTGCGTGGTCGGGCGTTGAATGAATCGCCCGACTTTTTTATTATCTTTATTATACTATACATGTGTGTAGTTATGTACTTAGTTATACACATACATACTATCATTACTTCTTGTAATACACAATATTTAAGTTTCCGTATGGAGCTGATTTTAACGGGCCGTTATTAGCTGTACCTTTGTCACTGGACCAGTCAGCAGTCGGATCATGTCAAAATCCTATGAGATATGGGAGTGCGATGACATCAAAGGCTTCCTTCTGGACTTGCGTGGGGTAATGGGTTCTTGAAACTGGATTTTACCTATAACGTGTATGGAAGGTATGACTACACAGATGAAGAAATAAAAGGCGCGGCGCAGCTGCGGATCTTGTTTACGATGTTTAGGGATATACACGAAAAGAGTAGTGGTCTTAACAATTCCTGAATGTTCATAAATTGACTTAGCTCGCCGGTAATCGAAATATTGACTTTGCGATGAGGAAGTGCTTGTGGATGAACAGCCCACACTTTTGCTTGGTAATCAGTTTTTAACCAGGATTGGTGAAACAAACTCATAGGAATCTGTCGCTAAAATTCCGCCTGTTGCCCGTAAAATGTCTATTTCTGTACAATCTGATGAAAGTCCCAATTCTCGGAGTACTGATGGATAATCAGGTCTTCGGGAATCTGGTAAACGTCGCGCAAACGGTCCGAAAAGATTACGGGAAGTATACGTCTTATTAGTATCTGGGAATGCTAAGTGAGGTCGATAGCCATTGTCCATAGCTTCTGCCAATTTTCTTCTATACCCATTTGTCGCATATGAAAATGTATAGATGCCATCTTCAAGAAGTAACCTACCTACATGGTAATGCTGACGTGTCTCGACATTTTGCCAAATCAACCACAGC from Ammoniphilus oxalaticus includes:
- a CDS encoding Rpn family recombination-promoting nuclease/putative transposase, translating into MDIRDEEGFIYFLFEHKSYTSRETAFQLLKYMIEIWEAKSKKEDMSELPMIIPLVIYHGKGDWNVKNEFRRYDTRV
- a CDS encoding putative holin-like toxin — translated: MTTFEAISLIANFSLVLIALLTLVVSIVVHLNKKK
- a CDS encoding Rpn family recombination-promoting nuclease/putative transposase; translated protein: MIQGYNELPKDVQGYIPNYEYLLYDISSYTDEKIKGEAQLRILFTMFRDIHNEDNKDFKNSIYRAVTYLQELENKQTGIGYFETLMRYVFSAGKNLTKFDVSEIIHTIEKTYPEGSDAVMTLADMFREEGREEGREEGAKESMERVAKKLLSKGLPTKDITEVTGLTTEEVEDIRQKTLQ
- a CDS encoding CD3072 family TudS-related putative desulfidase — its product is MERSKKIIIASHCILNQNTVIPEEARSKGLMKSAVEWCDQESYGIVQLPCPEFTYLGLNRPSMTREEYDIQKYREHCQTILAPIMDQLRMYVESGYDLVGGFGIQSSPSCDPGRGIFMEEFLLLTKREGISIRYFWQIPATDNGYFDEKDPASHYGAIS
- a CDS encoding DUF1643 domain-containing protein, whose amino-acid sequence is MAGEIMEFNAIFDNPTDPVFRYSLTRKWNEDLKKATIIMLNPSVANVLKNDLSINRCLNFCIDNDYGSLEVVNLFAYIETDSKKLSAQSENVGVENNKYLQSAIETADTIIVAWGSDNQYKTRKREVWNRFLREKDVYYFEDDSNRTIPLHISRLANGFYLERYKPTF
- a CDS encoding ATP-binding cassette domain-containing protein, producing the protein MINICNVSFQYENNGPSILENISLSIDEGEFVVFLGRNGSGKSTLSRLLNALHIPSKGKILVDDLDTSVVEHQWSIRKKAQMIFQNPENQIVGTTVEEDIAFGLSNIAYEQKNMDKQIEWSLEKVGLQNKKKNSVYALSGGEKQKLAIAAALALSPKYLILDEATSMLDEAARNSVLSTIVELKNKLGLGIIYITHHLEEIVQADRIFLFHEGKIVGEHTPASLLQEETLAQQCGLEIPFLPALSNRLQAGGITLPAWPTLEELVTALWK
- a CDS encoding CD3073 family putative ECF transporter S component, whose product is MNKQTFKLGLAGLAIAVNVLAGSIVSSLKIPLLFLDAIGTIFIAVLLGPFWALGVGIVTNLVMGVTSGPTAIPFGLVNGGIGLVVGLIARKYGFGWGSAIISGIIISIVAPLIGTPISIAMFGGLTGGGIDIFVLWLSQMGQSIFAAAFIPRITSNFVDKILSCILVLLLIKQLPATLLLKMGYSTKERNDQSYGA